In Nitrospira sp., a single genomic region encodes these proteins:
- a CDS encoding addiction module protein, protein MSKALLKIEREAVRLPVKDREILAERLMRSVKQEPLTRVEEAWVEEAERRFSAWRRGTRTGVPVERAFKQIRTDLGCDIIPPNLENGRNSRR, encoded by the coding sequence ATGAGTAAAGCCTTGCTCAAAATCGAACGAGAAGCGGTTCGCTTGCCGGTAAAAGATCGAGAAATTCTGGCTGAACGTCTCATGCGGAGCGTGAAACAGGAGCCATTGACTCGGGTGGAAGAAGCCTGGGTGGAAGAGGCCGAGCGTCGGTTTTCCGCTTGGCGGCGTGGGACGCGAACGGGGGTGCCGGTTGAGCGGGCGTTCAAACAGATTCGCACAGATCTCGGCTGCGATATAATCCCCCCGAACCTGGAAAATGGGCGGAACAGCCGGAGGTGA
- a CDS encoding type II toxin-antitoxin system HicB family antitoxin, translating into MEYPIVIEQDHEAGGYVVSCPTLRGCVSQGETEEEALDNIKDAIKTYLESVEDLKRLKKLRTVEVTV; encoded by the coding sequence ATGGAATATCCGATCGTCATAGAACAAGATCACGAGGCCGGAGGGTATGTCGTCTCTTGCCCCACGTTAAGGGGCTGCGTCTCTCAGGGCGAAACCGAAGAAGAGGCATTAGACAACATCAAAGACGCCATCAAGACCTACCTGGAAAGCGTCGAAGATCTGAAACGGCTCAAGAAACTGAGGACCGTCGAAGTCACCGTATGA
- a CDS encoding type II toxin-antitoxin system RelE/ParE family toxin encodes MKPIGFSPEAVEELAEAASWYETRQSGLALRFLQDISQAQHAIQARPLSFPRLTKMAADLVIRRALLSRFPYALVFLELPTEIRILAVAHAKRHPDYWLNRVGTP; translated from the coding sequence ATGAAACCAATCGGCTTCTCGCCTGAGGCCGTGGAAGAATTGGCTGAAGCCGCCTCCTGGTACGAAACTCGTCAATCCGGGCTCGCCCTGAGATTTCTCCAAGACATCAGTCAAGCCCAACACGCCATCCAAGCTCGTCCGCTATCATTTCCCCGGCTAACGAAGATGGCCGCTGATCTCGTCATCCGACGTGCCCTGCTCTCCCGATTCCCCTATGCCCTCGTGTTTCTTGAACTGCCGACCGAAATCCGAATCCTCGCGGTCGCCCATGCCAAACGGCATCCCGACTATTGGCTCAATCGAGTCGGAACTCCCTGA
- a CDS encoding DUF2442 domain-containing protein, producing the protein MPWRIVSVTVVSDLRLSVTFVDGTTGEVDLRTFLSSPQATGTVFEPLRDPSAFAQVGVVMGVVQWANGADLAPDAMYDAIKAHGRWIVE; encoded by the coding sequence GTGCCTTGGCGGATTGTGTCCGTCACTGTCGTTTCAGACTTGCGCTTGAGCGTGACCTTTGTCGATGGCACCACAGGCGAGGTGGACTTGCGGACCTTTCTGAGCAGTCCGCAGGCGACGGGAACGGTGTTCGAGCCGCTACGCGACCCAAGCGCCTTTGCTCAGGTTGGAGTGGTGATGGGCGTGGTCCAATGGGCGAATGGCGCGGATCTCGCTCCCGATGCCATGTATGACGCGATCAAAGCCCACGGCCGGTGGATTGTCGAGTGA
- a CDS encoding type II toxin-antitoxin system HicA family toxin, with product MTKLPQVSHERVVRALKREGFYILREGKHIAMTDEKHIVIIPRHHVLKPGTLKQILDAAEISIERFHELL from the coding sequence ATGACGAAGCTTCCGCAGGTCTCTCATGAACGAGTCGTGAGAGCCCTGAAGCGGGAGGGCTTCTATATCTTGCGAGAAGGCAAACATATCGCCATGACGGACGAGAAACACATCGTCATTATTCCGCGCCATCACGTGCTCAAGCCGGGCACACTCAAACAGATCCTCGATGCAGCGGAAATTTCCATCGAGCGATTTCACGAACTGCTCTAG
- a CDS encoding AAA family ATPase, translated as MSLLTDILVWSSANLLPWQRDALRRLFQHQECSSQDIDDLYAMLKSARGLPDPQNRQPSPLAAEHLPVQSAGAGVVVLHALRELKNVNRIADGEKLTFGPKGITVVYGGNGSGKSGYSRVLKRACRARDVSETVHADASDPQSSGKVPEAIFDVTVGAVQRSLNWKRNSPAPEELSTIAVFDGRCAREYLDEQDVAYLPYGLDIVENLGQKVLPELLRRLNSEIESTNTDVAPFADLIGDTSVGKVIATLSDTTNSELVKKLATLTKSETDRLNELEKTLAENDPKTKAKGLLLSAQRINGLISRIDSSLSDVDEAATQKLKSCDTETEAAIKAEVLAAENLRAGEPLLPGTGDLTWKTLFEAARSFSVESAYPSEAFPHVCSGAKCLLCQQPLNQDAASRMQRFDEFLKQETAKVATEKRQQRALADQKLAKASLAFGLEDALIEELKQLDPAVLQRVQDFEKEVEKRRTWLRGSLNTHDWDSPSPLDCDPRPRLKEISKTLLDQARDLEKASDEGHRKALETERAELRARFNLSLRSEAVQDLVRRMKVKAALIKCKDDLKTKAISDKAKEFASQAVTAALKTALDKEFEALGVGHIKTKLIERVEKGKMKHKLVLALPVTTKLDEILSEGEQRAIAIGSFLAELQLAGLSGGIVFDDPVSSLDHHRRMRVARRLVEEAKQRQVIVLTHETVFLCELLDAIEQQNIDCQMHHLEWANDHPGHVIEGLPWEHMDYKDRLNKLEGEQRQLEASWPAYSNEEERSRMRRQYSRLRATIERIIQDVVFNGVLHRYRDRISIDRLKQVVGFTEFEFKEIERLHKVCCEVIDSHDASSVKNQPVPTAEQLGQDIRDVRSLAKAVKGRGKKAPVSSAGASS; from the coding sequence ATGTCGCTATTGACTGATATTCTTGTCTGGTCTAGCGCAAACCTCCTGCCTTGGCAGCGCGATGCCCTTCGTCGATTATTTCAACATCAAGAATGCAGCTCGCAAGACATTGATGACTTGTATGCAATGCTGAAGTCTGCCCGAGGATTGCCTGACCCTCAAAATCGCCAGCCAAGTCCACTCGCAGCAGAGCATCTTCCTGTACAGTCTGCCGGTGCCGGCGTTGTGGTTCTTCATGCCCTTCGAGAGTTAAAGAACGTCAATAGAATTGCAGATGGCGAGAAACTCACCTTCGGGCCTAAGGGGATCACGGTAGTATACGGCGGTAACGGTTCAGGAAAGTCTGGGTACTCTCGTGTGCTGAAGCGAGCTTGTCGTGCGCGTGACGTCTCAGAAACTGTCCATGCCGATGCGAGCGATCCGCAGTCCAGCGGGAAAGTCCCGGAAGCAATTTTCGACGTTACGGTGGGCGCGGTCCAGAGGTCGCTTAACTGGAAACGCAATAGCCCAGCTCCTGAGGAGCTTTCAACAATAGCTGTGTTTGATGGACGATGTGCTCGTGAATATCTGGACGAGCAGGATGTTGCCTACCTTCCCTATGGTCTCGACATCGTAGAAAATCTCGGCCAAAAAGTTCTGCCCGAGCTATTGCGCCGATTGAACAGTGAAATCGAATCGACAAACACTGACGTTGCTCCTTTTGCTGATCTAATAGGAGACACATCGGTTGGGAAGGTAATCGCAACTCTCAGCGACACCACAAACAGCGAGCTGGTTAAGAAACTGGCAACTCTCACGAAATCAGAAACGGACCGACTAAACGAACTTGAAAAGACCTTGGCGGAAAATGATCCGAAGACCAAGGCAAAAGGATTGTTGCTCTCAGCGCAGCGCATCAATGGTCTCATTTCTCGCATTGACTCAAGCCTGTCAGACGTCGATGAAGCGGCGACCCAGAAGCTCAAGTCATGCGATACCGAGACAGAAGCTGCGATTAAAGCTGAAGTTCTAGCTGCGGAGAATCTTCGAGCCGGTGAACCATTACTTCCAGGGACGGGCGATCTGACTTGGAAGACCCTTTTCGAGGCCGCGCGTAGTTTCTCTGTGGAATCAGCCTATCCCAGTGAAGCCTTTCCACATGTGTGCTCAGGAGCTAAGTGTCTGTTGTGCCAACAGCCGCTGAATCAAGACGCAGCAAGTCGTATGCAACGGTTCGACGAGTTCTTGAAGCAAGAGACTGCAAAAGTAGCAACGGAAAAACGCCAGCAGCGCGCGTTAGCTGACCAGAAACTTGCTAAGGCTTCTCTTGCTTTTGGATTGGAGGACGCGCTTATTGAAGAACTCAAGCAGCTAGATCCGGCCGTGCTTCAGCGTGTCCAGGATTTTGAGAAGGAGGTTGAGAAACGAAGAACATGGCTACGGGGTTCCCTTAATACTCATGATTGGGATAGCCCTTCCCCATTGGATTGTGACCCACGGCCAAGGTTGAAAGAGATTTCCAAGACACTACTCGATCAGGCAAGGGACTTAGAGAAAGCGAGTGATGAGGGTCACAGGAAAGCCCTTGAAACTGAACGTGCCGAACTTCGCGCTCGATTTAACCTGTCCCTGCGATCCGAAGCCGTACAAGACCTCGTTCGGAGAATGAAGGTCAAGGCAGCATTGATTAAATGTAAAGATGATCTGAAAACGAAAGCGATTTCAGATAAGGCAAAGGAATTTGCGAGTCAAGCTGTCACAGCCGCACTGAAGACAGCGCTAGATAAGGAATTTGAGGCTTTGGGAGTCGGCCATATAAAAACCAAGCTCATCGAACGTGTTGAGAAAGGGAAGATGAAGCACAAGTTGGTGTTAGCTCTTCCCGTTACCACAAAATTGGACGAAATCCTGAGTGAAGGAGAACAGAGGGCGATTGCCATTGGGTCTTTCTTAGCCGAATTACAGTTAGCTGGGCTCAGTGGAGGGATTGTATTTGATGACCCAGTGTCCTCGCTTGATCATCACCGACGGATGCGAGTGGCACGTCGTCTTGTCGAGGAGGCTAAACAGCGCCAAGTAATTGTGCTGACACATGAGACTGTATTTCTGTGCGAATTGCTCGACGCAATTGAGCAACAGAACATTGACTGCCAAATGCACCATCTGGAATGGGCAAATGACCATCCAGGTCATGTTATTGAAGGACTTCCTTGGGAACACATGGACTACAAGGACAGGCTGAATAAGTTGGAGGGAGAACAGAGGCAATTAGAAGCAAGTTGGCCGGCCTATTCAAACGAGGAAGAACGCTCCAGGATGCGAAGGCAATACAGTCGCTTGCGTGCGACAATTGAACGTATCATCCAGGACGTTGTGTTTAATGGGGTTTTGCACCGCTACCGAGACAGAATCAGTATTGATCGACTTAAGCAAGTGGTGGGCTTCACAGAATTTGAATTCAAGGAAATTGAAAGACTTCATAAAGTGTGTTGCGAGGTTATAGATTCTCACGATGCTTCCTCTGTAAAAAATCAACCGGTCCCTACTGCTGAGCAATTAGGACAAGATATTAGAGACGTGAGATCGCTTGCAAAAGCAGTCAAAGGCAGGGGGAAGAAAGCACCTGTGAGCAGCGCCGGAGCATCGTCTTAG
- a CDS encoding DUF2130 domain-containing protein, which translates to MSEPTIICPSCKTEIKLTESLAAPLIESTRRDYEKQLAQKDADATKREAGIREREEAIAKEKERLDEQVAEKVRQERSRIAAEEAKKAKLALQTDLDQMAKEVTDLQEVIKQREAKLAEAQKAQADLLKKQRELDDAKRELELTVEKRVQEGLSVTREQAKKEAEESLKLKVLEKEQTIVSMQKQIEELKRKAEQGSQQLQGEVQELELEALLRAKFPRDTIEPVPKGEHGGDALQHVVGPNGQPCGTIIWESKRTKNWSDGWLAKLREDQRAAKAEIAVIVSQSLPKEIETFGVVENVWVTHTKTVLPLAHTLRHSLIEVASARQASEGQQTKTEMIYQYLTGPRFRQRVEAIVEAFSSMQEDLDKEKKAIIKQWAKREEQIDRVMQATAGMYGDLQGIAGKTIQEIEGLELRALSPPASHPTDTDDRIGNEG; encoded by the coding sequence ATGAGCGAACCGACCATCATCTGCCCCTCCTGCAAGACGGAGATCAAGCTCACAGAGTCCCTTGCCGCGCCGCTGATCGAATCCACCCGCCGCGACTACGAGAAGCAATTGGCTCAGAAAGATGCCGATGCAACCAAGCGGGAAGCTGGGATTCGTGAAAGAGAAGAAGCCATCGCAAAGGAGAAAGAACGCCTTGACGAGCAAGTAGCAGAAAAGGTTCGACAGGAGCGGAGTAGAATCGCAGCAGAGGAGGCAAAGAAGGCCAAGCTCGCACTACAGACTGACTTGGATCAGATGGCGAAAGAAGTCACTGATCTTCAGGAAGTCATCAAACAACGTGAAGCAAAACTAGCCGAGGCACAGAAAGCCCAGGCCGATCTGCTCAAGAAGCAGCGAGAACTGGACGATGCCAAGCGCGAACTTGAGCTGACAGTGGAGAAGCGTGTTCAGGAAGGATTGTCCGTGACCCGTGAGCAGGCCAAGAAAGAAGCAGAAGAAAGTCTCAAGCTGAAGGTGTTGGAAAAAGAGCAAACCATCGTGTCGATGCAGAAGCAAATCGAGGAATTGAAGCGAAAGGCTGAACAGGGCTCGCAACAGCTTCAGGGCGAGGTCCAGGAATTGGAACTGGAAGCGCTGCTCCGGGCCAAGTTCCCTCGGGACACAATCGAGCCGGTTCCCAAGGGCGAACATGGGGGCGACGCGCTTCAGCACGTCGTCGGGCCGAACGGCCAACCCTGTGGCACTATCATTTGGGAATCGAAGCGGACCAAGAACTGGAGCGATGGGTGGCTCGCCAAGCTCCGCGAAGATCAGCGGGCTGCCAAAGCAGAAATCGCCGTCATCGTCAGCCAATCACTCCCGAAAGAAATTGAAACGTTTGGAGTGGTTGAGAATGTGTGGGTCACCCATACGAAGACGGTGCTTCCACTGGCACACACACTCCGCCACTCCCTGATCGAAGTCGCCTCGGCTCGCCAGGCCTCCGAAGGCCAGCAGACCAAGACGGAAATGATCTACCAATACCTCACCGGACCGCGTTTCCGTCAACGGGTCGAGGCCATCGTCGAGGCCTTCTCCTCAATGCAGGAGGATCTCGACAAAGAGAAGAAGGCGATTATCAAGCAATGGGCCAAACGAGAAGAGCAGATTGATCGAGTGATGCAGGCAACGGCGGGAATGTATGGGGACCTACAGGGGATTGCAGGAAAGACAATACAGGAAATCGAAGGGCTAGAATTACGTGCGCTGAGTCCACCTGCCTCTCATCCAACCGACACAGATGATCGAATTGGTAATGAGGGATAG
- a CDS encoding site-specific DNA-methyltransferase — protein sequence MAQKPKLELTWIGKENRPKLEPRILLEDPEKSYHAPHRVTDHDIFDNRLIFGDNLLALKALEQEFTGKIKCIYIDPPYNTGSAFAQYEDGLEHSTWLSLIHARLDLLRSLLSPDGSCWVQLDDNEAHYCKVLMDEVFGRSNFVANVVWNKSYAVRSNAQFFSTAHEHLLVYCKDRSQFNPNKFARTEKQEARYDNPDNDGRGPWQSVTMTISLVGGARGRQYARTGKSENIYEVTSPSGKKFWPPANRCWSRNPHGFGTLDQDKRIWWGPNGDRAPRLKLFLLEAEEGILPTTLWAEGELFGLNQDGIREIRALGLPDFPTPKPERLMQKVLEIGSSAGDLILDSFAGSGTTGAVAHKMGRRWIMVELGEHCHTHVIPRLKKVIDGEDKGGITEAVGWKGGGGFRYYHLAPSLLEKDKWGNWVINKLYKPEMLAQAVCKLEGFTYAPSDTIYWQQGHSSERDFIYVTTQNLSHDQLQALSDEVGDGRSLLVMCSAFRGKADRYSNLTIKKIPKTVLSRCEWGHDDYSLKIENLPKAPHPNPLPGGEGEDKSGQQGLELEIS from the coding sequence GTGGCACAGAAACCCAAACTCGAACTCACCTGGATTGGAAAAGAGAACCGGCCGAAGCTGGAGCCGCGCATTCTGTTGGAGGACCCGGAGAAGTCCTACCATGCCCCGCACCGAGTGACGGACCACGACATTTTCGACAACCGGCTCATTTTTGGCGACAATTTGCTTGCACTCAAGGCGCTCGAACAGGAATTCACCGGCAAGATCAAATGCATCTACATCGATCCGCCATACAACACAGGTTCTGCCTTTGCTCAGTATGAAGACGGTCTTGAGCACTCTACCTGGTTGTCATTGATACACGCGCGGCTGGATCTTCTACGCTCACTCTTGTCTCCAGACGGTTCGTGTTGGGTCCAACTTGACGACAACGAGGCTCATTACTGCAAAGTCCTTATGGATGAGGTATTCGGTCGCAGCAATTTCGTGGCCAACGTTGTCTGGAACAAGTCCTACGCTGTTAGAAGCAATGCGCAGTTCTTTTCTACAGCCCATGAGCACCTGCTTGTGTACTGCAAGGATCGCTCTCAGTTTAACCCCAATAAGTTTGCGCGAACTGAGAAACAAGAGGCGCGATACGACAACCCGGATAATGATGGTCGCGGTCCATGGCAATCTGTAACCATGACAATAAGTCTTGTAGGCGGAGCGCGTGGTCGCCAGTATGCAAGGACAGGGAAGTCTGAGAATATTTATGAAGTAACGTCACCCAGTGGGAAAAAGTTCTGGCCACCTGCTAACCGTTGTTGGTCCCGCAATCCGCACGGATTTGGTACCCTGGATCAGGACAAGCGTATTTGGTGGGGTCCTAATGGGGATCGCGCACCACGTCTCAAACTGTTTCTTTTAGAAGCCGAAGAAGGGATTCTCCCAACCACTCTTTGGGCGGAAGGTGAACTATTTGGGCTGAACCAGGACGGTATACGAGAAATTCGTGCGCTCGGTCTCCCCGACTTTCCAACCCCAAAGCCAGAGCGATTGATGCAGAAAGTATTGGAGATTGGGTCAAGCGCTGGAGATTTGATACTCGATTCCTTTGCTGGTTCCGGTACCACCGGTGCCGTTGCTCACAAGATGGGCCGGCGGTGGATCATGGTGGAGTTGGGCGAGCATTGCCACACGCACGTCATTCCGCGCCTGAAGAAGGTCATTGACGGAGAAGACAAAGGCGGTATTACCGAGGCGGTTGGTTGGAAAGGCGGCGGAGGGTTCCGCTACTACCACCTTGCGCCGTCGTTGCTGGAGAAGGACAAGTGGGGCAACTGGGTCATCAACAAGCTCTACAAACCAGAGATGCTCGCGCAAGCCGTTTGCAAGCTGGAAGGGTTCACCTACGCGCCGAGTGACACCATCTACTGGCAGCAGGGGCACTCTTCGGAACGGGACTTCATCTACGTCACCACGCAGAACTTGAGCCATGACCAGTTGCAGGCGTTGAGCGATGAAGTCGGCGACGGCCGCTCCCTGTTAGTGATGTGCTCGGCCTTCCGTGGGAAAGCCGATCGCTATTCCAACCTCACGATCAAGAAGATCCCCAAGACGGTCCTCTCCCGCTGCGAGTGGGGCCATGATGATTACAGCCTGAAGATCGAGAACTTACCCAAGGCCCCTCACCCCAACCCTCTCCCAGGGGGAGAGGGGGAGGACAAGTCTGGCCAGCAGGGGCTGGAGCTGGAAATCAGTTGA
- a CDS encoding DUF3368 domain-containing protein yields the protein MPEVISDTSPLQYLAQIDLLHMLPTLAGHIIVPQAVVEELAQGRAAGLSLPDPTVIEWMTIRRPVSASALALVTDLGPGETETLLLALESQDPLVILDDALARRIAKTRGIRVIGTLGVLLEAKRTGHVPLIRPYLDRLDTLRFRLASHTREAVLKLARE from the coding sequence TTGCCTGAGGTCATCTCCGACACCTCGCCCCTGCAATACCTGGCTCAGATCGATCTGTTGCACATGTTGCCGACCTTGGCCGGACACATCATCGTGCCCCAAGCCGTCGTCGAGGAACTGGCACAGGGACGAGCAGCCGGGCTGAGCCTGCCTGATCCCACGGTGATCGAGTGGATGACCATCAGACGACCGGTGAGTGCGTCGGCCCTCGCGCTTGTCACAGACCTGGGCCCTGGGGAAACGGAGACCTTGCTATTGGCTCTGGAATCGCAAGACCCGCTGGTCATCCTCGACGATGCGCTTGCCCGTCGCATCGCCAAAACCCGGGGCATTCGGGTCATTGGAACATTGGGAGTGCTTCTGGAGGCGAAACGGACCGGTCATGTGCCCCTCATTCGCCCCTACCTCGATCGATTGGACACGTTGCGCTTTCGCCTGGCCTCACACACCCGAGAAGCGGTCCTCAAACTGGCACGTGAGTAA
- a CDS encoding DUF4160 domain-containing protein has translation MPTISVFYGIVIQMFWREHNPPHFHALYGEYEAVFDLRELRVLRGSLPRRAMGLVLEWANEHRDELMEDWNLCSQLKSPKPIDPLK, from the coding sequence ATGCCCACGATCAGCGTCTTCTACGGGATTGTGATACAAATGTTTTGGCGGGAACACAACCCACCCCACTTTCACGCTCTCTATGGGGAATATGAGGCGGTATTCGATCTGCGTGAGTTGCGCGTATTGCGGGGATCGTTGCCTCGCCGCGCCATGGGGTTGGTCTTGGAATGGGCGAATGAGCATCGAGACGAATTGATGGAGGATTGGAATCTATGCAGCCAACTCAAATCCCCAAAACCAATCGATCCCCTGAAGTAG
- a CDS encoding DEAD/DEAH box helicase family protein, producing the protein MNRHVNAIAGRLSLRLPQRQSLEILDRVTEIVPPKKNADLASALAAIKSEFPTVTDFEREFPSLCFALATGVGKTRLMGAFISYLHLAHGINNFFVLAPNLTIYNKLITDFTPNTSKYVFKGIAEFATEPPELITGDDYEAKARSLFDVFTRCKVNVFNISKINTEVRGNKAPRIKRLSEYIGQSYFEYLAGLEALVLIMDESHRYRASAGIRAINELRPILGLELTATPFIGTTIQNRQYFKNVIYNFPLGRAMEDGFVKEPAVVTRKNFNPYGMSPKDIDHLKLEDGVHLHEQTKVLLETYAREHGQAIVKPFVLVVAQDTAHAAELLKRIQSDDFFEGRYKDKVIQVDSSTKEEDFVDRLLKVEHRDEATEIVIHVNMLQEGWDVTNLYTIIPLRAASAPRLIEQTIGRGLRLPYGKRTGVTVVDRLNVIAHDHFQEIIDEANKPDSPFRIQHVALTPDELSRKTVTVVSQPQLLNRLGLQPAHPSPNTIVASTDSPPVFTTPEEQKAAQIAYNVIRKLETEPQKLPNVMFLLKPEIQAEIVKEVEAQYRPAQLELEGVKPSLDFRVIVSETSQVITQQVIDIPRILVIPKSEVHAGFKPFTVDLGALNYPAPSDELWIKHLRTNQLEVVALGKTGLDESRMEDYVVAGLIDFDDVAYDEHAELLYDLAGQVVHHFRGYLSEIDTKKVLRLYQRDIARFVHAQMEQHYWEDPVEYEFKVSKGTETKLKESAYTRLSREEDLDFRQPPPDVNNIGKYLFRGFSRCLYPVQKFQSDSERRFSVILDRDTLKWFKPAKGQFQIFYKLGADQPEYVPDFVAETSDSIFMLEVKSRADLTDTLVQEKKKAAMTWCSHATTFSTSNGGKPWKYVLIPHDVIAENMTLAGLVSQFAVGAS; encoded by the coding sequence ATGAATCGCCACGTCAATGCGATTGCCGGACGACTGAGCCTCAGGCTTCCCCAGCGGCAGTCGCTGGAGATCCTGGACCGCGTCACGGAGATTGTTCCGCCCAAGAAGAACGCCGATCTGGCTTCAGCCCTGGCTGCTATCAAGAGCGAGTTTCCCACGGTCACCGACTTCGAACGCGAGTTTCCGTCTCTCTGCTTTGCCCTGGCAACCGGTGTCGGGAAAACCAGGCTCATGGGCGCCTTCATCAGCTATCTCCACCTGGCACACGGGATAAACAACTTCTTTGTTCTTGCCCCGAATCTCACCATCTATAACAAGCTCATTACCGACTTTACTCCGAATACCTCCAAGTATGTCTTTAAAGGTATTGCCGAGTTTGCTACTGAGCCACCAGAGTTAATCACTGGGGATGACTATGAGGCGAAGGCGCGGTCGCTCTTCGATGTATTTACACGCTGCAAGGTGAACGTGTTTAACATTTCGAAGATCAATACGGAGGTTCGCGGAAACAAAGCTCCTCGGATCAAACGATTGTCAGAGTATATCGGCCAAAGTTACTTCGAATACTTGGCTGGACTCGAAGCTCTCGTTCTGATCATGGACGAGTCACATCGATATCGGGCTTCTGCTGGAATACGAGCCATCAATGAATTACGACCGATCCTCGGACTGGAATTGACGGCTACGCCGTTCATCGGCACGACCATTCAAAACCGTCAGTATTTCAAGAACGTTATTTACAATTTCCCCCTGGGCCGGGCTATGGAAGACGGATTCGTGAAAGAACCGGCTGTGGTGACCCGGAAAAATTTCAATCCATACGGAATGAGCCCCAAGGATATCGACCACCTCAAGCTAGAGGACGGTGTCCACCTTCATGAACAGACCAAGGTGCTCCTAGAAACCTACGCACGCGAGCATGGGCAAGCCATCGTTAAGCCGTTTGTGCTGGTGGTGGCGCAAGATACTGCTCACGCTGCTGAGCTTCTCAAGCGCATCCAGTCTGACGACTTCTTCGAGGGACGCTATAAGGACAAGGTGATCCAAGTCGATTCCAGTACGAAAGAAGAAGATTTTGTGGATCGCCTTCTCAAAGTCGAACACAGGGATGAAGCGACGGAGATTGTGATCCACGTCAATATGCTCCAAGAGGGATGGGATGTCACCAATCTCTACACCATTATTCCCTTGCGTGCTGCATCGGCCCCACGACTGATTGAGCAAACGATTGGTCGGGGCCTTCGCCTGCCGTATGGGAAACGAACGGGTGTCACGGTGGTTGACCGGCTGAATGTTATTGCTCATGACCATTTTCAAGAAATTATCGATGAAGCCAATAAGCCCGATTCCCCATTCCGGATTCAGCACGTTGCCCTTACTCCGGATGAATTGTCCCGAAAGACCGTCACCGTCGTGTCTCAACCCCAGCTATTGAACCGCCTTGGGCTGCAACCGGCCCATCCGTCGCCGAACACCATAGTGGCGAGCACGGACTCTCCTCCTGTGTTTACAACCCCGGAGGAGCAGAAAGCTGCTCAGATTGCCTACAACGTCATCAGAAAGTTGGAAACGGAGCCGCAGAAACTTCCCAACGTGATGTTTCTCTTGAAGCCGGAAATCCAGGCAGAGATTGTCAAGGAAGTGGAGGCGCAATATCGGCCAGCCCAGCTCGAGCTGGAAGGGGTCAAGCCATCGCTGGATTTTCGGGTAATTGTGTCAGAGACCTCGCAAGTCATCACCCAACAAGTGATCGACATTCCACGAATTCTTGTCATCCCGAAGAGCGAAGTACATGCGGGGTTCAAGCCGTTTACAGTAGATCTCGGCGCGTTGAACTATCCTGCTCCCTCCGATGAGCTCTGGATTAAACACCTCCGAACCAATCAGCTCGAAGTCGTGGCCCTCGGAAAAACTGGTCTGGATGAATCCAGAATGGAAGATTATGTGGTTGCCGGGTTGATCGATTTCGACGATGTCGCATATGACGAGCATGCTGAGTTACTGTATGACTTGGCCGGCCAGGTCGTTCATCATTTTCGCGGCTATCTCTCAGAGATCGACACCAAAAAGGTTCTCCGCCTCTATCAACGTGACATTGCACGCTTCGTTCATGCTCAGATGGAACAGCATTACTGGGAAGATCCTGTCGAATATGAGTTCAAGGTCAGCAAAGGGACTGAAACAAAGCTCAAGGAGAGTGCCTATACCAGACTCTCCCGCGAGGAAGACCTTGATTTCAGACAGCCTCCACCTGATGTGAATAATATCGGTAAGTATCTATTTCGAGGCTTTAGCCGTTGCCTCTATCCCGTGCAGAAATTCCAATCTGACTCAGAGCGTCGGTTCTCAGTGATTCTCGATCGCGACACGCTCAAGTGGTTCAAGCCGGCGAAAGGACAGTTCCAGATATTTTATAAGCTCGGAGCCGATCAGCCAGAGTACGTACCGGACTTCGTAGCCGAAACGTCGGACAGTATCTTTATGCTGGAGGTCAAATCTCGCGCCGATCTGACTGATACCCTCGTCCAAGAGAAGAAGAAGGCAGCTATGACATGGTGCTCCCATGCCACAACATTTTCGACTAGTAACGGCGGCAAACCGTGGAAGTACGTCCTCATCCCCCACGACGTGATCGCTGAAAACATGACGCTCGCCGGGTTAGTTAGTCAGTTTGCGGTTGGAGCTTCGTAG
- a CDS encoding UPF0175 family protein encodes MMSRITMDIPEDILLALKLQPDAMSEELRAAAAVKLFELGRLSSGAAARLAGIPRTIFLTKLAQYGVDTFRLTEEQLREESGIA; translated from the coding sequence ATGATGAGCAGAATCACCATGGACATACCGGAGGACATCCTGTTGGCGCTGAAGCTCCAGCCGGATGCGATGAGTGAGGAGTTACGGGCGGCGGCAGCGGTCAAGTTATTCGAACTCGGACGGTTGTCTTCCGGCGCAGCCGCGCGGTTGGCCGGCATCCCCAGAACGATCTTCCTGACCAAGCTGGCTCAGTACGGTGTGGATACGTTCCGATTGACCGAGGAGCAACTGCGGGAGGAATCCGGGATTGCCTGA